Proteins from a genomic interval of Prochlorothrix hollandica PCC 9006 = CALU 1027:
- a CDS encoding ribonuclease toxin HepT-like protein gives MEDLLLLIAEIQEGQAVLDKLHRLYKTYESSFSNLEQRDLRDAVLLSDILCNTYTCCETIFLRISRLFENHLDESQWHKELLKKMRVEIPGIRKALLTHESYQLLDELRRFRHFKRYYYDFDYDWLRLDYLSAVYNQLVPLLECQLAEYIHFLRDLHSQSPHPV, from the coding sequence ATGGAAGATCTCTTACTCTTAATTGCTGAAATACAGGAAGGTCAGGCCGTTTTAGACAAGTTGCACCGTTTATACAAGACCTACGAATCCTCCTTTAGCAATCTTGAACAGCGTGATTTGAGAGATGCGGTGCTACTCTCTGACATTTTGTGTAATACCTACACCTGCTGTGAAACGATTTTTCTTCGTATTTCTAGGCTTTTTGAAAATCATTTAGATGAGTCTCAGTGGCATAAGGAGCTTCTGAAAAAGATGCGAGTGGAAATTCCTGGCATTCGCAAGGCTCTCCTCACCCATGAGTCTTATCAACTGTTAGACGAACTCAGACGGTTCCGACACTTCAAACGCTACTACTATGACTTTGACTACGACTGGTTGCGACTGGATTACCTAAGCGCGGTTTATAACCAGTTAGTCCCCTTGCTGGAATGTCAACTAGCTGAGTACATTCATTTTTTACGAGATTTACACAGTCAAAGCCCTCATCCAGTTTAA